In the genome of Mycobacterium kansasii ATCC 12478, one region contains:
- a CDS encoding potassium channel family protein produces MKVVVAGAGAVGRSVTRELIGNGHDVTLIERNRDHLDPDAIPTAHWQLGDACELTLLESVHLEDFDVVVAATGDDKVNVVLSLLAKTEFAVPRVVARVNDPRNEWLFTDAWGVDVAVSTPRMLASLIEEAVAVGDLVRLMEFRKGQANLVEITLPDDTPWGGKPVRKLQLPRDAVLVTILRGPRVIVPQADEPLEGGDELLFVAVTEAEEELSRLLLPPTSPGGEPGPRA; encoded by the coding sequence ATGAAGGTAGTCGTCGCCGGGGCCGGCGCCGTTGGCCGCTCAGTGACCCGTGAGCTCATCGGAAATGGGCACGACGTGACCCTGATCGAGCGCAATCGCGACCACCTCGACCCCGATGCCATCCCGACCGCGCATTGGCAATTGGGCGATGCCTGCGAGCTGACCCTGCTGGAGTCGGTGCACCTCGAGGATTTCGATGTCGTGGTCGCCGCTACCGGCGACGACAAGGTCAACGTGGTACTCAGCCTGCTGGCCAAGACCGAATTCGCGGTGCCGCGGGTAGTGGCCCGAGTCAACGATCCCCGCAACGAGTGGCTGTTCACCGACGCCTGGGGCGTTGACGTGGCGGTTTCCACTCCGCGCATGCTGGCCTCGCTGATCGAGGAGGCCGTCGCCGTCGGCGACCTGGTACGGCTGATGGAATTCCGCAAGGGCCAGGCAAACCTGGTGGAGATCACGCTGCCCGACGACACACCCTGGGGCGGCAAGCCGGTGCGCAAGCTGCAATTACCCCGGGATGCGGTCCTGGTCACGATCCTGCGCGGACCGCGAGTCATCGTGCCGCAAGCCGATGAGCCGCTGGAAGGGGGCGACGAATTGCTGTTCGTCGCGGTCACCGAGGCAGAGGAGGAGCTGAGCCGGCTGTTGCTGCCGCCAACCTCACCGGGGGGAGAGCCCGGTCCTCGAGCGTGA
- a CDS encoding alpha/beta fold hydrolase: MPVDFRGVTAVVLPGTGSDDDYVYRAFSRPLNGVGAALLAPAPQPEHLIAGYLAALDDAARTGPVVVGGISIGGSVAVAWALAHPDRTLAVLAALPAWSGRPESAPAAHAARYTASQLRRDGLATTTKQMRASSPAWLADELARSWRVQWPQLPDAMEEAAAYIAPERSDLERLAAPLGIAAAIDDPIHPLQVGVDWVTAAPHAALRTVTLDEIGADPAALGAACLAALAEVRDVS; encoded by the coding sequence ATGCCAGTCGATTTTCGCGGAGTCACGGCCGTGGTGTTGCCGGGAACCGGTTCCGACGACGACTACGTCTACCGGGCGTTTTCCCGCCCCCTGAACGGGGTCGGCGCGGCGCTGCTGGCACCTGCGCCGCAACCGGAGCACTTGATCGCCGGGTACCTGGCGGCCCTGGACGACGCCGCGCGCACAGGTCCGGTGGTGGTAGGCGGCATCTCGATCGGAGGCTCCGTCGCCGTCGCGTGGGCGCTGGCCCATCCCGACCGGACCCTGGCCGTCCTGGCCGCGTTACCTGCGTGGTCGGGCCGGCCCGAATCAGCCCCGGCCGCCCACGCGGCGCGATACACGGCCTCACAGCTGCGCCGTGATGGTCTGGCGACGACGACGAAGCAGATGCGGGCATCCAGCCCCGCCTGGTTGGCCGACGAGCTGGCCCGATCCTGGCGGGTTCAATGGCCGCAATTACCCGACGCCATGGAGGAAGCCGCAGCCTATATCGCGCCTGAACGCAGCGACCTGGAGCGGCTGGCCGCGCCGTTGGGGATCGCTGCCGCCATCGATGATCCGATTCACCCGCTGCAGGTCGGTGTTGACTGGGTGACCGCGGCGCCGCATGCCGCGCTACGGACGGTGACGCTGGATGAGATCGGCGCGGATCCCGCCGCACTGGGAGCCGCCTGCCTGGCAGCGCTGGCCGAGGTCCGCGACGTCTCGTAG
- a CDS encoding potassium channel family protein → MRVVVMGCGRVGSSVADALSRIGHDVAVIDRDSTAFNRLSPEFAGERVLGQGFDRDVLLRAGIEDADAFAAVSSGDNSNIISARLARETFGVRRVVARIYDAKRAEVYERLGIPTIATVPWTTDRLLNALLRETETAKWRDPTGTVAVAEVILHEDWIGHRVTDLEQATGARAAFLIRFGTGVLPEPKTILQAGDQVYVAAISGRAAEAVAIAALPPSEDFESGPRK, encoded by the coding sequence GTGCGAGTGGTAGTGATGGGCTGCGGCCGGGTCGGCTCGTCGGTGGCCGACGCGCTGTCCCGCATCGGCCACGACGTCGCGGTCATCGATCGCGACAGCACCGCTTTCAACCGGCTCAGCCCCGAGTTTGCCGGTGAGCGAGTGCTCGGCCAGGGATTCGACCGAGATGTGCTGCTGCGGGCAGGCATCGAAGATGCGGACGCATTCGCTGCGGTGTCCTCCGGTGACAACTCCAACATCATCTCGGCACGGTTGGCCCGGGAAACCTTCGGTGTGCGGCGAGTGGTCGCCCGCATCTATGACGCCAAGCGCGCCGAGGTCTACGAACGCCTGGGTATCCCCACGATCGCCACCGTGCCCTGGACCACCGACCGGCTGCTCAACGCGCTGCTCCGCGAAACTGAGACCGCCAAGTGGCGCGATCCCACCGGTACGGTCGCCGTCGCCGAGGTCATCTTGCACGAGGACTGGATCGGGCACCGGGTCACCGACTTGGAGCAGGCCACCGGCGCCCGGGCGGCGTTCCTGATCCGATTCGGAACCGGGGTGCTGCCCGAGCCGAAGACGATCCTGCAGGCCGGCGACCAGGTCTACGTCGCCGCCATCTCCGGCCGGGCGGCCGAGGCGGTGGCCATTGCGGCCCTGCCGCCCAGTGAGGACTTCGAGTCAGGGCCGCGCAAATGA
- a CDS encoding ABC transporter permease, with the protein MMRLAQAVRLEVTLQVRQRFLHAAIFSGLIWLAVLLPMPDHLRPVAEPYVLSGDISIIGFFFVAGTVFFEKQERTLSAVVASPLRFGEYLAAKLIVLLMISLGVAVVVATIVHGFSYHPAPMIVGVGLGTLLMLLVGFISSLPFASISDWFLVATIPLAVMNLPVLYYSGVWPNPVLYLLPTQGPLLLLGAAFDQLRLAPWQIGYAVVYPAACVAALYWAADAMFGRYVVAQAGGW; encoded by the coding sequence GTGATGCGGCTGGCACAGGCAGTGCGGCTGGAGGTGACGCTGCAAGTCCGGCAGCGGTTTCTGCACGCAGCGATATTTTCGGGGTTGATCTGGCTGGCGGTGCTGCTGCCGATGCCGGACCACCTGCGTCCGGTCGCCGAGCCGTATGTGCTCTCCGGCGACATCAGCATTATCGGGTTCTTCTTTGTTGCCGGCACCGTCTTCTTCGAGAAACAGGAACGCACGCTAAGCGCGGTTGTTGCCAGCCCGCTGCGGTTCGGCGAGTACCTGGCCGCCAAACTTATTGTTCTGCTGATGATTTCGCTCGGGGTGGCGGTAGTGGTAGCCACAATTGTGCACGGGTTCTCGTATCATCCGGCGCCGATGATCGTCGGGGTAGGGCTGGGGACGTTGCTGATGTTGCTGGTAGGGTTCATCAGCTCGTTGCCGTTTGCCTCGATCAGCGACTGGTTTCTGGTGGCGACCATCCCGCTGGCGGTGATGAACCTGCCCGTTCTGTACTACTCGGGTGTCTGGCCAAACCCGGTGTTGTATCTGCTGCCTACCCAGGGACCGCTGCTGTTGCTGGGTGCGGCCTTCGACCAGCTGCGGCTGGCGCCCTGGCAGATCGGGTACGCGGTGGTGTACCCGGCGGCCTGCGTGGCTGCGTTGTATTGGGCGGCCGATGCGATGTTTGGCCGCTACGTCGTCGCACAGGCCGGCGGATGGTAA
- a CDS encoding class I SAM-dependent RNA methyltransferase, whose translation MTLAPELTLVTGAPANGGSCVARHEGRVVFVRYALPGERVRVRVTSERRSYWHAEVVEVLDPSPNRIESLCPIAGVTGAGCCDLAFAAPEAARALKAHVVADQLKRLGGYNWFGAVEPLSDAGPTGWRTRVRLEVGPYCRVGFHRYHSSALVTDLQCGQVPAGMLDGLNSGRAWPPGGQVNVVLDDDGQRHVMLTVRHGRRVATSAVEGEYRAVQRIGGRIWRVPVTAFWQAHRDAAAVYSGLVADWAQAAPGMTAWDLYGGAGVFAAVLGEAVGESGRVWTVDSARAASRTAHAALADLPQVAVVSESVRRMLEGQPVGADVAVLDPPRTGAGRDVIKLLAAARVPRVVHIGCEAASFARDIGLYRSHDYVVEKIRVFDAFPLTHHVECVALLTC comes from the coding sequence TTGACCCTGGCACCCGAACTGACGTTGGTCACCGGTGCGCCCGCAAACGGCGGTAGCTGTGTGGCGCGCCACGAAGGCCGGGTGGTCTTCGTCCGCTATGCCTTACCCGGGGAGCGGGTGCGGGTGCGGGTCACCTCCGAGCGTCGATCCTATTGGCACGCGGAGGTTGTCGAGGTGCTCGATCCGTCTCCGAACCGGATCGAGTCGTTGTGCCCGATTGCCGGGGTGACTGGCGCCGGCTGCTGCGATCTGGCTTTCGCCGCCCCGGAAGCGGCGCGGGCGCTCAAGGCGCATGTGGTGGCCGATCAACTCAAACGGCTCGGCGGATACAACTGGTTCGGCGCCGTCGAACCGCTTTCGGATGCTGGTCCCACCGGTTGGCGCACCCGGGTGCGACTGGAGGTGGGACCCTACTGTCGCGTCGGCTTTCACCGCTACCACAGCAGCGCATTGGTGACCGATTTGCAGTGCGGGCAGGTGCCCGCCGGCATGCTGGACGGCCTGAATTCCGGTCGTGCCTGGCCCCCGGGTGGCCAGGTGAACGTGGTGCTCGACGACGACGGCCAGCGTCACGTGATGCTCACGGTGCGTCACGGCCGGCGGGTCGCCACGAGTGCGGTCGAGGGTGAGTATCGCGCGGTGCAGCGGATCGGCGGGCGAATCTGGCGGGTGCCCGTGACGGCCTTTTGGCAGGCGCATCGCGATGCGGCGGCCGTGTACAGCGGCCTGGTCGCGGACTGGGCGCAGGCTGCTCCCGGTATGACGGCGTGGGATCTGTACGGCGGTGCCGGTGTTTTCGCCGCGGTGCTGGGTGAGGCCGTGGGGGAGTCGGGACGGGTATGGACCGTTGACAGCGCGCGTGCGGCGTCGAGGACCGCCCATGCTGCGCTGGCCGATCTGCCGCAGGTAGCCGTCGTCAGCGAATCGGTGCGGCGGATGCTGGAGGGGCAACCAGTCGGCGCCGACGTCGCGGTGCTGGATCCGCCGCGTACCGGGGCCGGACGCGACGTGATCAAGCTGCTGGCTGCCGCGCGGGTGCCGCGGGTGGTGCATATCGGTTGTGAGGCAGCGTCTTTCGCGCGCGATATCGGCCTTTACCGCAGTCATGATTACGTGGTCGAGAAGATCAGGGTGTTCGATGCGTTCCCGCTGACCCATCACGTGGAATGCGTTGCGCTGTTGACCTGCTAG
- a CDS encoding ABC transporter ATP-binding protein — MRDLEPAVSDVVSEVIRVRRLTYTYPKASAAAVRGMDFTVGRGEIFGFLGPSGAGKSTTQRILIGLLRGHGGEVAVWGKDPAAWGSDYYERIGVSFELPNHYQKLTGLENLRFFASLYAQPTLDPMQLLDAVGLADAAHTRAGKYSKGMQMRLTFARSLINDPELLFLDEPTAGLDPVNARTVRHMIMDLKARGRTVFLTTHDMATADELCDRVAFVVDGRIVALDRPAELKIARSRRLVKVEYRRDGGGLHAAEFPLDTLADDPAFYAVLRDHHVETIHSREASLDDVFVEVTGRRLL; from the coding sequence ATGCGGGACCTCGAGCCGGCAGTGTCGGATGTTGTGAGCGAGGTGATCCGGGTCCGTCGGCTCACCTATACCTATCCCAAGGCGTCCGCGGCGGCGGTGCGCGGGATGGATTTCACCGTGGGCCGCGGTGAGATCTTTGGATTCCTTGGCCCCAGCGGCGCGGGTAAGTCGACGACGCAGCGGATTCTCATCGGCCTGCTGCGCGGTCACGGCGGCGAGGTCGCGGTTTGGGGAAAGGACCCGGCAGCCTGGGGATCTGACTATTACGAACGCATCGGGGTGTCGTTCGAGCTGCCCAACCATTATCAGAAACTCACCGGACTGGAGAATCTGCGGTTTTTCGCTTCGCTGTATGCACAGCCCACCCTGGACCCCATGCAGCTGCTGGATGCCGTTGGTCTGGCCGACGCCGCCCACACCCGGGCCGGCAAGTATTCCAAGGGCATGCAGATGCGCCTGACGTTCGCCAGGTCGTTGATCAACGACCCCGAGTTGCTCTTCCTCGACGAACCGACCGCCGGCCTGGACCCGGTGAACGCCCGCACCGTCAGGCACATGATCATGGATCTGAAAGCACGTGGCCGCACGGTGTTTCTCACCACGCACGACATGGCGACGGCTGACGAGTTGTGTGACCGGGTGGCCTTCGTCGTCGACGGGAGAATCGTCGCGTTGGATCGCCCCGCCGAGCTGAAGATCGCCCGCAGCCGGCGCCTGGTCAAGGTCGAGTACCGACGCGACGGCGGCGGCCTGCACGCTGCCGAGTTCCCGCTCGACACGCTGGCCGACGACCCGGCGTTTTACGCGGTGCTGCGTGACCACCACGTGGAGACCATCCACAGCAGGGAAGCCAGCCTCGACGACGTCTTCGTCGAAGTCACCGGCCGGCGGTTGTTGTGA
- a CDS encoding PPE family protein, SVP subgroup, producing the protein MEFAMLPPEVNSGRMYAGPGPGPMLAAAAAWDGLASDLDSAADACQSVVSQLTSGWLGPASTSMATAASGYLAWLRTSAGQAEQTARQAMAAATAYEEAFATTVPPSVIAANRAQLAALMATNLLGQNTPAIAATEADYAEMWAQDAAAMYGYASSSAAAAALTPFTPPGPATNPGGVAGQAAAVADAAATASGSTTQTAAVPISAVPQALQSLASPAASTAGLPQTLLGATSIPAVGAVSSLAAPAATADPALTVALIGLGVDLFGAFIIDSAGSFGIDSAGSFGIDSAGIGIALQAAEIETKGVFPGLGMPTAAGMGQAVPVGSLSVPPAWATAAPAYRPVALALPASAAGLATNVAAGSSAGLFGDMALAGMAGRALGSTAGLRRRDRGALSADEPAEPRERATEGPITGIAAELRELAGLRDSGILTDEEFAQQKQRLLGR; encoded by the coding sequence ATGGAATTCGCGATGCTACCGCCGGAAGTCAACTCCGGCAGGATGTATGCCGGTCCCGGTCCCGGACCCATGCTGGCCGCCGCAGCGGCCTGGGACGGTCTCGCCAGCGACCTGGACTCGGCCGCCGACGCCTGCCAATCGGTCGTCTCGCAGCTGACCAGCGGATGGTTAGGTCCGGCGTCGACGTCCATGGCGACTGCGGCGTCTGGATATCTTGCCTGGCTACGCACCTCAGCCGGCCAAGCCGAGCAGACCGCCCGCCAGGCCATGGCCGCCGCTACTGCCTACGAGGAGGCGTTCGCGACGACGGTCCCGCCCTCCGTGATCGCCGCAAACCGCGCCCAGCTGGCCGCGCTGATGGCGACAAACCTTCTCGGCCAAAACACTCCGGCGATCGCGGCTACGGAAGCCGATTACGCCGAAATGTGGGCCCAGGATGCTGCCGCCATGTACGGCTATGCCAGCAGCTCGGCCGCCGCCGCGGCGTTGACGCCGTTCACCCCGCCGGGCCCGGCCACCAATCCCGGTGGAGTGGCGGGTCAAGCTGCCGCGGTCGCCGATGCCGCGGCTACCGCTAGCGGTTCCACCACCCAAACAGCCGCCGTGCCGATCTCGGCCGTGCCGCAAGCGCTGCAGAGCCTCGCATCGCCTGCGGCGTCGACGGCCGGGTTGCCGCAGACACTGCTCGGTGCGACGTCGATTCCGGCTGTGGGTGCGGTGTCGTCCTTAGCGGCACCGGCCGCAACCGCCGACCCGGCGTTGACCGTGGCGCTGATCGGTTTGGGGGTAGATCTTTTCGGCGCGTTCATCATCGATTCGGCCGGCTCGTTCGGTATCGATTCGGCCGGCTCGTTCGGCATTGATTCCGCTGGCATAGGAATCGCGTTGCAGGCGGCAGAGATCGAGACAAAGGGCGTATTTCCGGGCTTGGGCATGCCGACCGCGGCGGGTATGGGTCAGGCCGTCCCAGTCGGCTCGTTGTCCGTACCGCCTGCATGGGCCACCGCAGCCCCGGCATACCGGCCCGTTGCCCTGGCGCTACCGGCCAGCGCCGCCGGGCTTGCCACCAACGTGGCGGCGGGCAGCTCAGCAGGCCTGTTCGGTGACATGGCGCTGGCCGGTATGGCCGGCCGGGCTCTCGGCAGCACCGCCGGTTTGCGTCGCCGTGATCGAGGCGCGTTGAGTGCTGATGAGCCCGCGGAACCCCGCGAGCGGGCAACCGAAGGTCCGATAACCGGGATCGCTGCCGAGCTGCGCGAGCTGGCCGGCCTGCGGGATTCCGGAATCCTCACCGATGAGGAATTCGCGCAGCAGAAGCAACGCCTTCTCGGTCGGTAA
- a CDS encoding APC family permease, whose amino-acid sequence MSKLSTAARRLLIGRPFRSDRLSHTLLPKRIALPVFASDAMSSVAYAPEEIFLMLSVAGLAAYSMAPWIAMAVAAVLLVVVSSYRQNVHAYPSGGGDYEVVSTNLGPTAGLVVASALMVDYVLTVAVSIASAMSNIGSAIPFVYEHKVFFAVSAIVLVTAMNLRGVRESGLAFAVPTYAFIIGVGAMLCWGLFRIYVLGNPLRAESAGFVMHAEHGKVVGAALAFLVARSFSSGCAALTGVEAISNGVPAFQKPKSRNAATTLLMLGTIAVTLLMAMVLLAVETGVQVVDDPETQLTGAPPGYQQKTLVAQLAQTVFGGFHVGFLLIAAVTALILVLAANTAFNGFPVLGSVLAQHSYLPRQLHTRGDRLAFSNGILFLAAAAIAAVIAFRAELTALIQLYIVGVFISFTLSQIGMVRHWTRLLRTETDPVGRRKMIRSRVVNSVGLVSTGTVLLIVLVTKFLVGAWIAIVAMGALFMLMKLIRRHYDTVNRELAEQAAAQDNEIVLPSRNHAVVLVSKLHLPTLRALAYARATRPDVLEAVTVSVDDAETRDLVHKWEESDISVPLKVIASPYREVTRPVLDYVKRVSKESPRTVVTVFIPEYVVGRWWEQLLHNQSALRLKGRLLFMPGVMVTSVPWQLTSSERVKTLQPHVAPGDARRGIFD is encoded by the coding sequence GTGTCCAAACTTTCCACCGCCGCGCGCCGGCTGCTGATTGGCAGGCCGTTTCGCAGCGACCGGCTGAGCCACACGCTACTGCCGAAGCGGATCGCGTTGCCGGTATTCGCCTCGGATGCGATGTCGTCGGTGGCTTACGCCCCTGAAGAGATCTTTCTGATGCTGTCGGTGGCCGGTCTCGCCGCATACTCCATGGCGCCGTGGATCGCAATGGCGGTGGCCGCGGTGCTACTCGTGGTGGTATCGAGCTACCGGCAGAACGTGCACGCCTATCCATCCGGGGGCGGGGACTATGAAGTCGTCAGCACCAACCTGGGCCCCACCGCCGGTCTCGTGGTCGCCAGCGCCCTGATGGTCGATTATGTTCTCACGGTTGCGGTTTCGATTGCATCGGCGATGTCGAACATCGGTTCGGCGATCCCCTTCGTGTATGAGCACAAGGTGTTTTTCGCGGTGAGCGCCATCGTGCTGGTGACTGCGATGAACCTGCGGGGGGTCCGCGAATCCGGCCTGGCATTCGCCGTTCCGACCTATGCGTTCATCATCGGAGTGGGCGCGATGCTCTGTTGGGGGCTGTTCCGGATCTACGTGTTGGGCAACCCGCTGCGCGCCGAGTCCGCCGGATTCGTGATGCACGCCGAACACGGCAAAGTCGTCGGTGCCGCACTGGCATTCCTGGTGGCCCGCTCATTCTCCTCGGGCTGCGCGGCACTGACGGGTGTGGAGGCAATCAGCAACGGGGTCCCGGCTTTTCAGAAGCCCAAGTCCCGCAACGCAGCCACGACACTGCTCATGCTGGGCACCATCGCGGTGACCTTGCTGATGGCCATGGTCCTGCTCGCCGTCGAAACCGGGGTCCAGGTCGTCGACGATCCTGAGACGCAGCTGACCGGCGCCCCGCCGGGCTATCAACAAAAAACGTTGGTCGCTCAATTGGCGCAGACCGTGTTCGGCGGCTTCCACGTGGGGTTCTTGTTGATCGCCGCAGTCACCGCGCTCATCTTGGTGTTGGCCGCCAACACCGCGTTCAACGGCTTCCCGGTGCTCGGCTCGGTGCTGGCGCAGCACAGCTACCTGCCGCGCCAGCTGCATACCCGCGGTGACCGGCTGGCGTTCTCCAACGGGATCTTGTTCCTCGCGGCGGCCGCCATCGCGGCGGTGATCGCCTTCCGCGCCGAACTCACCGCGTTGATCCAGCTGTACATCGTCGGTGTGTTCATTTCGTTCACACTGAGCCAGATCGGGATGGTCCGGCATTGGACTCGGTTGCTTCGCACCGAGACCGATCCCGTGGGCCGCCGCAAGATGATCCGCTCGCGGGTGGTCAACTCGGTCGGATTAGTGTCTACCGGCACGGTCCTGCTGATCGTCCTGGTCACGAAATTCCTTGTGGGCGCCTGGATTGCGATCGTCGCCATGGGCGCCCTGTTCATGCTCATGAAGCTGATCCGCCGCCACTATGACACGGTCAACCGGGAACTGGCGGAACAGGCCGCAGCCCAGGACAACGAAATCGTATTGCCCAGCCGCAATCATGCCGTGGTACTGGTGTCGAAGTTGCATCTACCGACACTGCGTGCGCTCGCCTACGCGCGGGCGACCCGTCCCGACGTGCTCGAGGCCGTCACGGTCAGCGTCGACGACGCCGAAACCCGTGATCTGGTGCACAAGTGGGAGGAAAGCGATATCAGCGTGCCGCTGAAGGTCATCGCTTCGCCCTACCGTGAGGTGACCCGTCCGGTTCTGGATTACGTCAAACGGGTCAGCAAGGAATCCCCTCGGACCGTGGTGACGGTGTTCATCCCGGAGTACGTGGTGGGCCGGTGGTGGGAGCAGCTGTTGCACAACCAGAGTGCGCTGCGGCTCAAGGGCAGGTTGCTGTTCATGCCGGGCGTGATGGTGACATCGGTTCCCTGGCAACTGACTTCGTCGGAGCGGGTGAAGACGCTACAGCCCCATGTGGCTCCCGGCGATGCGCGGCGAGGCATTTTCGATTGA
- a CDS encoding DUF421 domain-containing protein, whose translation MRELLLQLVDGWRPATYAAIKAFALFVTAATAFRLMLRRTIAEFTPFDWVTAVAVGAIVGRTATASETSWLTGTAALLALIVAHDVVARLRFIPWVRRLVDPPVRVLIRDGHVDQRNLRRCRLTRDDLDAILREHGHDTTEDIRLALFETKGVVSILTDNQRSHKRA comes from the coding sequence ATGAGGGAACTGTTACTTCAGCTGGTCGACGGGTGGCGCCCCGCAACCTATGCAGCTATCAAAGCATTTGCGTTGTTCGTCACTGCCGCAACAGCTTTTCGGCTTATGTTGCGTCGCACCATCGCCGAGTTCACCCCATTTGATTGGGTCACCGCTGTTGCGGTCGGTGCCATCGTGGGCCGCACCGCGACCGCCTCCGAGACGTCGTGGCTCACTGGAACGGCGGCACTGCTGGCCTTGATTGTGGCTCATGATGTGGTCGCGAGGCTGCGCTTCATCCCATGGGTGCGTCGCCTCGTTGACCCGCCCGTGCGGGTGCTGATCCGCGATGGTCACGTTGATCAACGTAACTTGAGACGCTGCAGGCTCACCCGCGACGACCTGGACGCGATCCTGCGCGAACATGGTCACGACACAACTGAGGACATTCGGTTGGCCCTTTTCGAGACCAAAGGAGTGGTCTCGATCCTCACCGACAACCAGCGGTCACACAAGCGGGCGTAG
- a CDS encoding OB-fold nucleic acid binding domain-containing protein, with protein sequence MGAQGYLRRLTRRLTEDPEQRDVEELSDEVLTTGAQRVVDCQRGQEVTMVGTLRSVETNGKGCAGGVRAELFDGSDTVTLVWLGQRRIPGIDSGRTLRVRGRLGKLENGSKAIYNPHYEIQR encoded by the coding sequence ATGGGCGCCCAAGGTTATCTGCGCCGGCTGACCCGTCGGTTGACGGAAGATCCGGAGCAGCGCGACGTCGAAGAATTGTCGGACGAAGTCCTCACTACCGGCGCGCAGCGCGTCGTTGATTGCCAGCGTGGTCAGGAGGTCACCATGGTGGGCACGCTGCGCAGTGTGGAAACCAACGGCAAGGGTTGCGCCGGTGGTGTTCGCGCCGAGTTGTTCGACGGTAGCGACACCGTGACGTTGGTGTGGTTGGGCCAGCGCCGGATCCCCGGCATCGACTCCGGCCGCACGCTGCGCGTACGCGGCAGGCTGGGCAAGCTCGAAAACGGGAGCAAAGCCATTTACAACCCGCACTATGAAATTCAGCGGTGA
- a CDS encoding DUF3159 domain-containing protein: protein MSTHRISAERLLAQAGGVSGLVYSSLPVVVFVAVSGVAGLLPAIGSAVGVAALVLLLRLIRRESTQPAISGFFGVAVCALIAYLVGQSKGYFLLGIWMSLLWAVIFALSVVIRRPAVGVLWSWAAGRDRGWRDVPRARYAFDIATVGWTLVFAARFIVQRLLYDADKTGWLGVARIGMGWPLTAMAALATYAAIKAAQRAMPVLEAPAVAGVAEIDTDAGREL, encoded by the coding sequence ATGAGTACACACCGCATCAGCGCAGAGCGCCTGCTGGCACAGGCCGGTGGCGTCAGTGGTCTGGTCTATTCGTCGCTGCCGGTGGTCGTCTTCGTCGCGGTGTCCGGTGTGGCCGGACTGTTGCCCGCAATCGGGTCTGCCGTGGGTGTGGCCGCATTGGTCTTGCTATTGCGGCTGATTCGTCGGGAGTCCACTCAGCCCGCCATTTCCGGGTTCTTCGGGGTCGCCGTGTGTGCACTGATCGCCTACCTGGTGGGTCAGTCCAAGGGTTATTTCTTGTTGGGCATTTGGATGTCGTTGCTATGGGCGGTGATTTTCGCCCTGTCGGTGGTGATTCGCCGGCCCGCCGTCGGTGTCCTTTGGAGCTGGGCCGCCGGGCGGGACCGCGGCTGGCGCGACGTACCCCGCGCCCGCTACGCGTTTGACATCGCCACGGTGGGTTGGACGCTGGTGTTCGCCGCCCGGTTCATCGTCCAGCGGCTTCTCTACGATGCCGACAAGACCGGCTGGCTGGGCGTCGCGCGCATCGGAATGGGCTGGCCGCTCACCGCGATGGCCGCGCTGGCGACATATGCCGCGATAAAGGCCGCTCAGCGGGCGATGCCGGTTCTCGAAGCCCCTGCGGTGGCGGGGGTGGCGGAAATCGATACTGACGCCGGTCGCGAGCTCTAG